A genomic stretch from Caulobacter sp. FWC2 includes:
- the hisN gene encoding histidinol-phosphatase, producing the protein MTLSAERLAALDAFTIDLNRASADAILPLFRADHGLEDKGAGKNLPRDSHAAFDPVTEADRGAEAAIRKLIGEHFPEHGVIGEEYGEDRPDAEFVWVLDPIDGTRAFISGLPLWTTLIGLRHQGSPLLGSIGQPYVGEIFIGHAGGSRLLARGQETPIRVRECADLTDAVIATTDPDACFDGAERGAWLQVRAASKLARLGCDAYAYAMVAMGKMDMVIEAGLKSWDIEAAIPVIEGAGGIVTNWRGEPVGPNGGQMVISGDRRPLDEALVSLKRSAK; encoded by the coding sequence ATGACGCTTTCCGCTGAACGGCTCGCGGCGCTCGACGCCTTCACCATCGATCTGAACCGCGCGTCCGCGGACGCGATCTTGCCGTTGTTCCGGGCCGATCATGGCCTCGAGGACAAGGGGGCCGGCAAGAACCTTCCGCGCGACTCCCACGCGGCGTTCGACCCCGTGACCGAGGCCGACCGCGGCGCGGAAGCGGCGATTCGCAAGCTGATCGGCGAACATTTCCCCGAGCACGGCGTGATCGGCGAGGAATATGGCGAGGACCGCCCGGACGCCGAGTTCGTCTGGGTGCTGGACCCGATCGACGGCACCCGCGCCTTCATCTCCGGCCTGCCGCTGTGGACCACCCTGATCGGCCTGCGCCATCAGGGCAGCCCCTTGCTGGGCTCGATCGGCCAACCCTATGTCGGCGAAATCTTCATTGGCCACGCGGGCGGCTCACGCCTGCTGGCGCGCGGCCAGGAGACGCCGATCCGGGTCCGCGAATGCGCCGACCTGACTGACGCCGTCATCGCCACCACCGATCCCGACGCCTGCTTCGACGGGGCCGAGCGCGGCGCCTGGCTGCAAGTGCGTGCGGCTTCCAAGCTGGCCCGCCTGGGCTGCGACGCCTATGCCTACGCCATGGTCGCCATGGGCAAGATGGACATGGTCATCGAGGCGGGCCTGAAGTCCTGGGACATCGAGGCCGCCATCCCCGTGATCGAAGGCGCCGGCGGCATCGTCACCAACTGGCGCGGCGAGCCCGTCGGCCCGAACGGCGGCCAGATGGTGATCTCCGGCGACCGCCGCCCGCTGGACGAGGCCTTGGTCAGTCTGAAGCGTTCGGCGAAGTAA
- a CDS encoding helix-turn-helix domain-containing protein, with protein sequence MGNDIDTHLGKRLRRRRRLLGLTQQQLAGAVGVRFQQIQKYECGANRISAARLWQLSEALEVPVGYFYDGLSDVRRESAGEAAEGGEMFARKETLDLIRAYYLLGERPRRRLLDLAKSLNGGAHEHADA encoded by the coding sequence ATGGGAAACGACATTGATACGCACCTGGGCAAGCGCCTGCGTCGCCGCCGCCGTCTGCTGGGCCTGACCCAGCAACAACTGGCCGGCGCCGTCGGCGTGCGTTTCCAGCAGATTCAGAAATATGAGTGCGGCGCCAACCGCATCTCCGCCGCGCGTCTGTGGCAACTGTCCGAGGCCCTGGAAGTGCCGGTCGGCTACTTCTACGACGGCCTGTCGGACGTTCGCCGCGAGAGCGCTGGCGAGGCGGCGGAAGGCGGCGAGATGTTCGCCCGCAAGGAGACGCTGGACCTGATCCGCGCCTACTACCTGCTGGGCGAGCGTCCGCGCCGTCGCCTGCTGGACCTGGCCAAGTCGCTGAACGGCGGCGCTCACGAGCACGCCGACGCGTAA
- a CDS encoding lysophospholipid acyltransferase family protein: MSDKRQPWVQDLLWRLEALGFDLFIGVVRLMGVDRASDFGGWLGRTFGPMSGAHKVATRNLKLAFPDKDAAWHARILDEQWEGLGRSFAEFPLMDKILPSTGRVEVVNAERLAQIAEQKVPVVFVSGHLSNWEVMPAAIVDSGVICEMTYRAANNPYVDKRIRDSRFRYGVRLFAPKGGDGSRELLKGMMEGRSVALMNDQKFNSGVAAPFFGHDARTAPAPTRMAIRFGTVLQPMSVQRLKGARFRAVVHDPIVPPSTGNRTADIEAGVRMINAFMEERIRERPAEWFWVHRRWPNEVYAALAERERAAAQA; encoded by the coding sequence ATGTCGGATAAGCGTCAGCCCTGGGTGCAGGACCTTCTATGGCGGTTGGAAGCCCTGGGCTTCGACCTCTTTATCGGCGTCGTGCGCCTGATGGGCGTGGATCGCGCTTCGGATTTCGGCGGCTGGCTGGGTCGCACGTTCGGACCCATGAGCGGGGCCCACAAGGTCGCGACCCGGAACCTGAAGCTCGCCTTCCCGGACAAGGACGCCGCCTGGCACGCGCGGATCCTGGACGAGCAGTGGGAGGGCCTGGGCCGCTCGTTCGCTGAGTTTCCCTTGATGGACAAGATCCTGCCGTCTACCGGGCGGGTCGAGGTGGTCAATGCCGAGCGCCTGGCGCAGATCGCCGAGCAGAAGGTCCCGGTGGTGTTCGTCTCGGGGCACCTGTCGAACTGGGAGGTGATGCCCGCGGCCATCGTCGACAGCGGCGTGATCTGCGAGATGACCTATCGCGCGGCCAACAACCCCTATGTCGACAAACGCATCCGCGACAGTCGCTTCCGCTATGGCGTTCGCCTGTTCGCGCCCAAGGGCGGCGATGGATCGCGTGAGCTGCTGAAGGGCATGATGGAGGGCCGATCGGTCGCCCTGATGAACGATCAGAAGTTCAACAGCGGCGTGGCGGCCCCGTTCTTCGGCCACGACGCCCGCACCGCGCCGGCGCCGACGCGGATGGCGATCCGTTTTGGCACGGTGCTGCAGCCGATGTCTGTTCAGCGCCTGAAGGGCGCGCGGTTCCGGGCGGTGGTGCACGACCCGATCGTCCCGCCCAGCACCGGCAATCGCACGGCCGACATCGAGGCGGGGGTGCGGATGATCAACGCCTTCATGGAAGAGCGCATTCGCGAGCGGCCGGCGGAGTGGTTCTGGGTCCACCGTCGCTGGCCGAACGAGGTCTATGCGGCGCTGGCCGAGCGCGAGCGCGCGGCTGCCCAGGCTTAG
- a CDS encoding response regulator, with the protein MSAALEKLRFLLVDDNQHIRSIVSAILKGVGVRHIREAMDGAEGLQILRDWQTDIAIVDFKMSPLDGVQFTQLVRNSPDSVDPFLPIIMLTGFAERHRVFEARDAGVTEVVVKPVTARSLLDRINTVIFHPRPFIRSSDYFGPCRRRRVDPHHHGPFRRSGEKDATADTLEI; encoded by the coding sequence ATGTCGGCGGCGTTGGAAAAGCTGCGCTTTTTGCTGGTGGACGACAACCAGCACATCCGGTCGATCGTCTCGGCGATCCTGAAAGGCGTGGGCGTTCGCCACATTCGTGAAGCCATGGACGGGGCCGAGGGCCTGCAGATCCTGCGCGACTGGCAGACGGACATCGCGATCGTCGACTTCAAGATGAGCCCGCTGGACGGCGTGCAGTTCACCCAGTTGGTCCGCAACTCGCCCGACAGCGTCGACCCGTTCCTGCCGATCATCATGCTGACCGGTTTCGCCGAGCGTCACCGCGTGTTCGAAGCGCGCGACGCCGGCGTGACCGAGGTCGTGGTCAAACCGGTGACGGCCCGGTCGTTGCTGGATCGGATCAACACGGTGATCTTCCACCCGCGGCCATTCATTCGATCATCGGACTATTTTGGCCCCTGCCGCCGTCGCCGCGTCGACCCGCATCACCACGGCCCCTTCCGCCGCTCCGGCGAGAAGGACGCGACCGCGGACACGCTGGAAATCTAG
- a CDS encoding M23 family metallopeptidase codes for MAGGLSRRAVLAALPLSAALTTTARAAAPGLSMTGKFIQGGYAVGRTTPRALIDIDGLAQTTASANGWFVIGFDRDAPPISKLTVTTPDGSATDERAIAVGDFDIQRIDGLPPEQVTPTDPVLLERITAENLRKVAGFASQADLEGFRDGFILPVVGARRSARFGGQRILNGEPKRPHYGVDLATPVGTPVRAPAGGLVCFAETGLHYEGGLVLVDHGQGLVTAYLHLSKILVPTGAYVTQGQLIAETGKEGRATGPHLCWRMKWRGRNLDPSLLVGAGPFRA; via the coding sequence TTGGCAGGCGGCCTGAGCCGCCGCGCGGTCCTGGCCGCGCTGCCGCTTTCCGCCGCTCTGACGACGACGGCCCGCGCCGCCGCGCCGGGCCTGTCGATGACGGGCAAGTTCATCCAAGGCGGCTACGCCGTGGGGCGCACAACGCCGCGCGCGCTGATCGATATCGACGGCCTGGCGCAGACCACCGCCTCGGCCAATGGTTGGTTCGTGATCGGCTTCGACCGCGACGCGCCGCCGATCAGCAAACTGACAGTCACCACGCCCGACGGTTCGGCTACGGACGAGCGCGCCATCGCGGTCGGCGATTTCGACATCCAGCGCATCGACGGCCTGCCGCCCGAGCAGGTCACGCCGACTGACCCGGTGCTGCTGGAGCGGATCACCGCCGAGAACCTCCGCAAGGTCGCCGGCTTCGCCAGCCAGGCCGACCTGGAGGGATTCCGCGACGGCTTCATCCTTCCGGTCGTCGGGGCGAGGCGCTCGGCCCGCTTCGGCGGCCAGCGGATACTCAATGGCGAGCCCAAGCGTCCCCATTATGGGGTTGATCTGGCGACACCCGTCGGCACGCCGGTGCGCGCGCCGGCCGGCGGTCTGGTGTGCTTCGCCGAGACCGGATTGCACTATGAGGGCGGTCTCGTCCTGGTCGATCACGGCCAGGGCCTGGTCACCGCCTATCTTCATCTGTCGAAAATCCTTGTCCCGACGGGCGCTTACGTCACTCAGGGCCAGCTGATCGCCGAGACGGGCAAGGAAGGCCGCGCGACCGGACCGCATCTATGCTGGCGCATGAAATGGCGCGGGCGCAATCTGGACCCGTCCCTGCTGGTCGGCGCGGGTCCCTTCCGTGCTTAA
- a CDS encoding DUF2093 domain-containing protein, producing the protein MNAFDRDLGKSDGLAVLHYGDGEFAVLSPGRFVLCAITNKQIPLEALRYWSPEHQEAYAGPAEALKRWQAA; encoded by the coding sequence ATGAACGCTTTCGATCGTGATCTCGGTAAGTCCGACGGCCTCGCCGTCCTGCACTATGGCGACGGCGAGTTCGCCGTGCTCAGCCCCGGCCGCTTCGTGCTGTGCGCCATCACCAACAAGCAGATCCCGCTGGAGGCTCTGCGCTACTGGAGCCCCGAGCACCAGGAAGCCTATGCCGGTCCCGCCGAAGCTCTGAAGCGTTGGCAGGCGGCCTGA
- the xseA gene encoding exodeoxyribonuclease VII large subunit, which produces MTDLAPNDSNAPPYSVSELAFALKRTLEDRYGFVRLRGELSKVTHHGNGHVYLTIKDDKSAIDGVVWKGNVRGLGVRPEHGLEVIVTGKITTYPAGSRYQIVIDSMEAAGVGALLAQLERLKAKLAAESLFAPERKKPLPSMPTVVGVITSPTGAVIRDILHRIRDRWPCQVLVWPCVVQGDAAAGQVSAAIRGFNAIAPGGPVPRPDILIVARGGGSVEDLWAFNDEGLARTVAEGTIPLISAVGHETDTTLIDFVSDRRAPTPTAAAEMATPVLAELRALISDLDRRLNRSGARLIEDRRTRLVSAARGLPRPDDILALAQQRFDIASGRLDAALHRNTTVHAQELLKVTARLTPDALRRQHATKAERVTDLGRRLDLAARRAPDRVAQHARLPALWHRLNAAGERRLQRDVDRLSGLEKLRQSLNPERPLELGFALVRKGDGTLARSAADLVSGERVNLKFKSGDRDAVIDGEGGFVPPPTPAAAPATKPRPKPAAPPIDQGDLF; this is translated from the coding sequence ATGACGGACCTCGCGCCGAACGATTCCAACGCCCCGCCCTATTCGGTCTCCGAGCTGGCCTTCGCCCTGAAGCGGACGCTGGAGGACCGGTACGGCTTCGTGCGGCTGCGGGGTGAGTTGTCGAAGGTCACCCACCACGGCAATGGCCACGTCTACCTGACCATCAAGGACGACAAGTCCGCGATCGACGGCGTGGTCTGGAAGGGCAATGTCCGGGGCCTGGGCGTGCGGCCCGAGCATGGCCTCGAGGTCATCGTCACCGGCAAGATCACCACCTATCCGGCCGGCTCGCGCTACCAGATCGTCATCGACAGCATGGAGGCCGCCGGCGTCGGCGCGCTTCTCGCGCAACTCGAGCGGCTGAAGGCCAAGCTGGCCGCCGAGAGTCTGTTCGCGCCGGAGCGCAAGAAGCCCCTGCCCTCGATGCCGACCGTCGTCGGCGTCATCACCAGCCCGACCGGCGCGGTGATCCGCGATATCCTGCACCGCATCCGCGACCGCTGGCCGTGCCAGGTGCTGGTCTGGCCGTGCGTCGTCCAGGGCGACGCCGCCGCCGGCCAGGTCAGCGCGGCCATTCGCGGCTTCAACGCCATCGCGCCCGGCGGTCCCGTGCCGCGCCCCGACATCCTGATCGTCGCCCGTGGCGGCGGTTCGGTGGAGGACCTCTGGGCGTTCAACGACGAAGGCCTGGCCCGCACGGTCGCCGAGGGGACCATCCCCCTGATCTCGGCCGTCGGCCACGAGACCGACACCACCCTGATCGACTTCGTCTCCGACCGCCGCGCGCCCACGCCGACCGCCGCCGCCGAGATGGCGACGCCGGTGCTGGCCGAGCTGCGCGCGCTGATCTCGGATCTGGACCGCCGCCTGAACCGATCGGGCGCGCGCCTGATCGAGGACCGTCGCACGCGCCTGGTCAGCGCCGCGCGTGGCCTGCCCCGTCCGGACGACATCCTGGCCCTGGCCCAGCAGCGGTTCGACATCGCGTCGGGACGCCTGGACGCGGCTCTGCACCGCAACACCACCGTCCACGCCCAGGAACTGCTGAAGGTCACCGCGCGCCTGACGCCGGACGCCCTGCGCCGCCAGCATGCGACCAAGGCCGAGCGCGTGACCGACCTTGGCCGCCGCCTGGACCTTGCCGCCCGCCGCGCGCCCGACCGCGTCGCTCAGCACGCCCGCCTCCCCGCCCTCTGGCATCGCCTGAACGCGGCGGGGGAACGTCGCCTGCAGCGCGATGTCGACCGCTTGTCCGGCCTGGAAAAGCTGCGCCAGTCGCTGAACCCCGAACGCCCGCTGGAGCTGGGCTTCGCCCTGGTCCGCAAGGGCGACGGAACGCTGGCCCGCTCGGCGGCCGACCTTGTCTCCGGCGAACGCGTGAACCTGAAGTTCAAGAGCGGCGACCGCGACGCAGTGATCGACGGCGAAGGCGGATTTGTCCCGCCGCCCACGCCCGCAGCCGCGCCCGCGACGAAGCCTCGCCCCAAGCCGGCAGCGCCGCCGATCGATCAAGGCGATCTGTTCTGA
- a CDS encoding GcrA family cell cycle regulator: MSWTDERVSTLKKLWLDGLSASQIAKQLGGVTRNAVIGKVHRLGLSGRAAPSQPARPAFKAPRPARPAAQAMPSAPRRVTPVEAPSSVPAVSASNSTPPSLPAFRHEEPGSATVLTLGAHMCKWPIGDPSTDGFTFCGRRSSEGPYCVEHARVAYQPQQTKKKGGATELARSLRRYI; encoded by the coding sequence ATGAGCTGGACCGACGAACGGGTTTCGACCTTGAAGAAGCTCTGGCTGGACGGCCTTTCGGCCAGTCAGATCGCCAAGCAATTGGGCGGCGTAACGCGCAACGCCGTCATCGGCAAGGTGCACCGCCTGGGCCTTTCGGGCCGCGCGGCTCCCTCGCAACCGGCGCGTCCGGCCTTCAAGGCTCCGCGTCCGGCGCGTCCGGCCGCCCAGGCCATGCCATCGGCCCCGCGTCGCGTGACGCCGGTCGAAGCGCCGTCGTCGGTTCCGGCAGTCTCGGCCTCGAACTCGACGCCTCCGTCGCTGCCGGCCTTCCGCCATGAAGAGCCGGGCTCGGCCACCGTGCTGACCCTGGGCGCGCACATGTGCAAGTGGCCGATCGGCGATCCTTCGACGGACGGCTTCACCTTCTGCGGCCGCCGCTCGTCGGAAGGCCCCTACTGCGTCGAGCACGCCCGTGTGGCCTACCAGCCGCAGCAGACCAAGAAGAAGGGCGGCGCCACCGAGCTCGCCCGTTCGCTTCGCCGCTACATCTAA
- a CDS encoding ABC transporter permease → MRDMANSVIPPQPRDYHGWNWSGFVTLYQREIRRFWKVGTQTVAAPVVTTLLYMLVFVVAVGASRPAVGGVTFGHFVAPGLIMMAILNNAFANSSSSLIQAKMMGLTPDFLTPPLSALEQVLGFALGAATRGVVVGAVTALVIGVLPGAGLQLAHPWAITYFAVTASLILGLAGILAGLWAEKFDQLAAVTNFVIMPMTFLSGTFYLVDKLPEPFRSASHFNPFFYLIDGFRYGFIGHADGSLLIGVISMGVLTMGMFLWCWRLFVTGYRLKS, encoded by the coding sequence ATGAGAGACATGGCCAACAGCGTCATTCCGCCGCAGCCGCGCGACTATCACGGCTGGAATTGGTCCGGGTTCGTCACGCTGTATCAGCGCGAAATCCGCCGGTTCTGGAAGGTCGGCACCCAGACGGTGGCCGCGCCGGTGGTGACGACGCTGCTCTACATGCTGGTCTTCGTGGTCGCCGTGGGCGCCAGCCGGCCGGCCGTGGGCGGGGTGACCTTCGGCCATTTCGTGGCCCCGGGCCTGATCATGATGGCGATCCTGAACAACGCCTTCGCCAATTCCTCTTCGTCGCTGATCCAGGCGAAGATGATGGGCCTGACGCCGGACTTCCTGACGCCGCCGTTGTCGGCGCTGGAGCAGGTGCTGGGCTTCGCTTTGGGCGCGGCGACGCGCGGTGTCGTGGTCGGGGCGGTCACCGCCCTGGTCATCGGGGTGCTGCCGGGCGCTGGGCTGCAGCTGGCTCACCCCTGGGCCATTACCTATTTCGCCGTGACGGCGTCGCTGATCCTGGGCCTGGCCGGCATATTGGCTGGCCTGTGGGCTGAGAAGTTCGACCAGCTGGCGGCGGTGACCAACTTCGTGATCATGCCGATGACCTTCCTGTCGGGCACCTTCTACCTGGTCGACAAGCTGCCCGAGCCGTTCCGTTCGGCCAGCCATTTCAACCCGTTCTTCTACCTGATCGACGGCTTCCGCTACGGCTTCATCGGCCATGCCGACGGTTCGCTCCTGATCGGCGTGATCAGCATGGGCGTGCTGACCATGGGCATGTTCCTGTGGTGCTGGCGCCTGTTCGTCACCGGCTATCGCCTGAAGAGCTGA
- a CDS encoding aspartate aminotransferase family protein yields MSTATSSNPSQHHIMGVYNRAPLAFERGRGARLFSTDGGEYLDCVAGIATDGLGHAHPVLVEALKTQGEKLWHVSNIYRIPEQEELADKLCAHSFADVVFFTNSGTEAIECALKTARKYHTANGQPERTEIYGFDGSFHGRSYAAVNASGNPNYVEGFGPRLPGYSQLTFGDHDALKAAIANPTTAAIIVEPVQGEGGARSIPEHCLVSLRQLCDEHGVLLIYDEVQCGMGRTGKLFAYEWAPGGEPHIMAIAKALGGGFPIGACLATNEAAKGMVVGVHGSTFGGNPLAMAVGKAAFDTINTPEILDNVKAVAGYFTQQLNGLKDRFPDVIVDIRGKGLLIGVKLVPNNREFMVLARDQNLLIAGGGDNCVRLLPPLNLTIEEASEAISKLEKACEVARAKLASA; encoded by the coding sequence TTGAGCACCGCGACGTCGTCCAACCCCTCGCAGCACCACATCATGGGCGTCTATAACCGCGCCCCGCTGGCGTTCGAGCGAGGCCGAGGCGCGCGCCTGTTCTCGACGGACGGCGGCGAATATCTGGACTGCGTGGCCGGCATCGCCACCGACGGCCTGGGCCACGCCCACCCCGTCCTGGTCGAGGCGCTGAAGACCCAGGGCGAGAAGCTCTGGCACGTCTCCAACATCTATCGCATCCCCGAGCAGGAAGAGCTGGCCGACAAGCTGTGCGCCCATAGCTTCGCCGACGTGGTGTTCTTCACCAACTCGGGCACCGAGGCGATCGAGTGCGCGCTGAAGACGGCCCGCAAGTATCATACCGCCAACGGCCAGCCCGAGCGGACCGAGATCTACGGCTTCGACGGCTCGTTCCACGGCCGCTCGTACGCGGCGGTCAACGCCTCGGGCAATCCCAACTATGTGGAGGGCTTCGGCCCCCGCCTGCCGGGCTACAGCCAGCTGACCTTCGGCGACCATGACGCCCTGAAGGCGGCGATCGCCAACCCGACTACGGCGGCGATCATCGTCGAGCCCGTGCAGGGCGAGGGCGGCGCGCGCTCCATCCCCGAGCACTGCCTGGTCAGCCTGCGCCAGCTCTGCGACGAGCATGGCGTCCTGCTGATCTATGACGAAGTGCAGTGCGGCATGGGCCGGACCGGCAAGCTGTTCGCCTACGAATGGGCCCCGGGCGGCGAGCCGCACATCATGGCCATCGCCAAGGCCCTGGGCGGCGGCTTCCCCATCGGCGCCTGCCTGGCCACGAATGAAGCGGCCAAGGGCATGGTCGTGGGCGTCCACGGCTCGACCTTCGGCGGCAACCCGCTGGCCATGGCCGTGGGCAAGGCGGCCTTCGACACGATCAATACGCCCGAGATCCTCGACAACGTGAAGGCCGTCGCCGGCTACTTCACCCAGCAGCTGAACGGCCTGAAGGATCGCTTCCCGGACGTCATCGTCGACATCCGCGGCAAGGGCCTGCTGATCGGCGTCAAGCTGGTGCCGAACAACCGCGAGTTCATGGTCCTGGCGCGCGATCAGAACCTGCTGATCGCGGGGGGCGGCGACAACTGCGTGCGCCTGCTGCCGCCGCTGAACCTGACCATCGAGGAAGCCAGCGAGGCGATCTCCAAGCTGGAAAAGGCTTGTGAAGTCGCGCGCGCCAAACTGGCGTCGGCTTAA
- the argF gene encoding ornithine carbamoyltransferase, with amino-acid sequence MTQPRHFIDLWKLDGATLRLMLDDAHARKAARKGWPQGKVDADAPAKDRVLSMIFQKNSTRTRFSFDAAMRQLGGSAIISTSSDMQLGRGETIEDTAKVLSRMVDAVMIRANSHADVERFAQVATVPVINGLTDKSHPCQIMADILTIEEHRGPIAGKTIAWVGDGNNVCSSFIHAAPLLGFELKIACPAVYHADLHDLARAEGLQGKVSMTTDVKAAVAGADVVVADTWVSMGDTDHDERLAALEPYQVDDALMDLAAGDGVFLHCLPAHRGEEVTDAVLDGPRSLVWDEAENRIHAQKSVLAWVFGAIG; translated from the coding sequence ATGACCCAACCTAGGCACTTCATCGACCTGTGGAAGCTGGACGGCGCGACCCTGCGCCTGATGCTGGACGACGCCCACGCCCGCAAGGCCGCCCGCAAGGGCTGGCCGCAGGGCAAGGTCGACGCCGACGCGCCGGCCAAGGACCGGGTGCTGTCGATGATCTTCCAGAAGAACTCGACCCGCACGCGCTTCTCGTTCGACGCGGCCATGCGTCAGCTGGGCGGCAGCGCCATCATCTCGACCTCGTCTGACATGCAGCTGGGCCGGGGCGAGACCATCGAGGACACCGCGAAGGTGCTGTCACGCATGGTCGACGCGGTGATGATCCGCGCCAACAGCCACGCCGACGTCGAGCGCTTCGCCCAGGTCGCCACCGTGCCGGTGATCAACGGCCTGACCGACAAGAGCCACCCGTGCCAGATCATGGCTGACATCCTCACCATCGAGGAGCATCGCGGCCCGATCGCCGGCAAGACCATCGCCTGGGTCGGCGACGGCAACAATGTCTGCTCCAGCTTCATCCACGCCGCGCCGCTGCTGGGCTTCGAGCTGAAGATCGCCTGTCCGGCGGTCTATCACGCCGACCTGCACGACCTTGCCCGCGCCGAGGGCCTGCAGGGCAAGGTCAGCATGACCACCGACGTCAAGGCGGCCGTCGCCGGCGCCGACGTGGTGGTGGCCGACACCTGGGTCTCGATGGGCGACACCGACCACGACGAGCGTCTAGCCGCGCTGGAGCCCTATCAGGTCGACGACGCCCTGATGGATCTGGCGGCGGGCGACGGCGTCTTCCTGCACTGCCTGCCGGCTCACCGCGGCGAGGAAGTCACCGACGCCGTGCTGGATGGACCGCGCTCGCTGGTCTGGGACGAGGCGGAGAACCGCATCCACGCCCAGAAGTCCGTGCTGGCCTGGGTGTTCGGGGCGATCGGGTAG
- a CDS encoding Hsp33 family molecular chaperone, producing MTDIAPTPGVLDDVVSAFQIEGLPVRGRVVRLGDAVDQVLTRHAYPEPVANLLGEACALAALVGSSLKFEGRLIIQAQGDGPVRYVVVDYDTSGGLRGYCRFDPEEVAALSEGFTRPGAKTLLGGGVFIMTLDQGADMDRYQGVTPIEGETLALCAEQYFAQSEQTPTRVRLAVGQVDTGEGPKWRAGGILIQMIAGDQSRGDTQDAWTHVQALFETTGEDELVDPTLTTPTLLWRLFNEDGVRLLEEKPMRAFCRCSDERIAVVMDSFSAEEVADMVEPDGKIHVTCEYCSRVYKLDAPAAA from the coding sequence ATGACCGACATCGCCCCCACTCCAGGCGTCCTCGACGACGTCGTTTCCGCATTCCAGATCGAAGGCCTCCCCGTGCGCGGCCGCGTGGTCCGCCTGGGCGACGCCGTCGACCAGGTGCTGACCCGCCACGCCTATCCGGAACCCGTCGCCAACCTGCTGGGCGAGGCCTGCGCGCTGGCGGCCCTGGTCGGCTCCAGCCTGAAGTTCGAAGGCCGGCTGATCATCCAGGCCCAGGGCGACGGTCCCGTGCGCTATGTCGTGGTCGACTATGACACCAGCGGCGGCCTGCGCGGCTACTGCCGGTTCGATCCGGAAGAGGTCGCGGCCCTCTCGGAAGGCTTCACGCGTCCGGGCGCCAAGACCCTGCTGGGGGGCGGCGTGTTCATCATGACCCTGGACCAGGGCGCGGACATGGATCGCTATCAGGGCGTCACGCCGATCGAGGGCGAGACCCTGGCCCTGTGCGCCGAACAGTACTTCGCCCAGTCGGAACAGACCCCGACCCGCGTGCGCCTGGCCGTCGGCCAGGTCGACACCGGCGAAGGGCCCAAGTGGCGCGCCGGCGGCATCCTGATCCAGATGATCGCGGGCGATCAGTCCCGCGGCGACACCCAGGACGCCTGGACCCACGTCCAGGCCCTGTTCGAGACCACGGGCGAGGACGAGCTGGTCGACCCGACCCTCACGACCCCGACCCTGCTGTGGCGGCTGTTCAACGAGGACGGCGTGCGTCTCCTCGAGGAGAAGCCGATGCGGGCCTTCTGCCGCTGCTCGGACGAGCGCATCGCCGTGGTGATGGACTCGTTCTCGGCCGAGGAAGTCGCCGACATGGTCGAGCCCGACGGCAAGATCCACGTGACCTGCGAGTACTGCTCGCGCGTCTACAAGCTGGACGCGCCGGCGGCGGCTTAG
- the apaG gene encoding Co2+/Mg2+ efflux protein ApaG, with the protein MRSIRRETSPPMQRMRRRRGQDAGAYEARTRDILVRVFPVYAAEESSPDQGLYLWSYTVEIENHGAEIVTLVARRWSITDAFNRVNDVEGSGVVGEQPELKPREAFRYVSNCPLPTPSGAMKGSYQMVTDQGEMFEVEIPEFSLHLPGAAAKLN; encoded by the coding sequence GTGCGCTCGATCAGGCGTGAAACCTCCCCGCCGATGCAGCGGATGCGCCGCCGTCGCGGCCAGGACGCCGGAGCCTACGAGGCCCGCACGCGCGACATCCTCGTGCGCGTCTTCCCGGTCTATGCGGCCGAAGAGTCCTCGCCGGATCAGGGCCTCTATCTGTGGTCCTACACGGTCGAGATCGAGAACCATGGGGCCGAGATCGTCACCCTGGTCGCCCGCCGCTGGTCGATCACCGACGCCTTCAACCGCGTCAACGACGTCGAGGGCTCGGGCGTGGTCGGCGAGCAGCCGGAGCTGAAGCCGCGCGAGGCCTTCCGCTACGTCTCCAACTGCCCCCTGCCCACGCCGTCCGGCGCGATGAAGGGCAGCTACCAGATGGTCACCGACCAGGGCGAAATGTTCGAGGTCGAGATCCCCGAGTTCTCCCTGCACCTGCCCGGCGCGGCGGCGAAGCTGAACTAG